A stretch of DNA from Granulicella pectinivorans:
ACGACATCTCCACGGCTCGAGACATTGCGTTCAGCAAGATTCAGGCACGGGTTCAGGGAACTGCGTGGGCAGCGCGTGACCTTGGAGTCTAAGGATCAAGTACAGGACAATAGCTAGCGTAGTCCACGGATGAGACACCCGGCTGTGTTTGCGGCATTGTGCGCGACGATGGGACCCAACAGACTCCCGCTCCGCAGGCGAGTCCAGGCGAACCAGAGTCCAAGCGTCAGTGAAAACAGAAACCCGCTCCACTCATGGTAAGAAAATCCGTTCTTCGGTGAGTACGTATGGATCAGGCCGAAGACAAGGGAGGGAATGAGAGCGGGAGCCGCCTTTGCCCACCAACCGTGAGCGCCCGAAAATGCACGCTGAATAAGCGCGAAACTGATACCGCGATACGTGAGCTCTTCACTGAGGCCGGGCATGGTCGCCTGGTAGACGATCGTCTCAAGACCCGGCGCTTGATGTGTACGGAAGATATAGTTCAGCACTCCATCGAATGCCACTGCGCCAACGATACAGATCAGCGTCCAACGCCAGGAAAGCTGGTCCTTCGGAAGCACCAGACCGACTTCCACCCGTGAGAGACGGAACAAGAAGAAGACAACCAAAGCGAAGAGCAGGGAACAGATCTTCGAGGACCAGTTCCACTGTCCATGCTCCAGGCGCGGCGAAAAGATCAGGATCAAAGTATCAGCGGCAAGATATAGAGCTGCGAACAAAACCCATAGAAGCTTCACCCGGCGTGTGAAAACAACGCACAAGGCCGCACCGCTGAACGTCCCGAGCAGTGCGGGCAGCGTAAACAAGAGTATGTCCATAGCCGTCTTATCCATGATTCCTGGAGCACCGGGATCCGGTTATCTTCGATCAAGTCCGGATCATCGATCGATGGTGAACATCGGTTTTTATCCTATGGGCCACCGGTGGCACACTGATCGTAAGCCTCCGGTGATCCGATCCCCATACTTCTTCCGCGCCAACCCGCGCACAGCCTACGATTCGAATCCGCGCATGTAGGGTGTATTCGGCGGTCTCGGCCCCGTCTCAAACAGCGGCCCGTGCGTCGAGTGGTAGCTGATGTTCATGTACGGCGTCTCGACGCGGCGGCCTACGGCAGAGTAACGGCCATCCTCCCAGTTCGAATCCATGTAGTGGTTCACGATTCCGGTGGACAGAAGCAGCCGCTCCGCATTGAACGGCTCCTTGCGGGTGAGCATCATCTCGGTGATCCAGTGTTCGTGGGCATTCGCCGCGTGGTACTGCGAGATGGGGCCGGGCCAGCCAAGCATCGAGATGATCGTCGGCTCTTTCTGGCCTGCAATCTCACCAGCGTAGGTCCAGCCCACACCCTCGCCTGAAATGACCGCTCCATGCGTCCCATCGTTGTACTCGACGATACAGACGTTGGATCGCCGTCCCTCCTGAAAGTATCCCGGCTTCAGATCGAAGTTCTTCCGCACCGCTTCCAGCAGGCTGGCCGCCCAGGGTGTGCGTTCGACCCAGTTCCATGTCTCAGGCCCTCGAATGGACTGTACGGACCTGATGCCTGTCTCCCCACCCTTGCGGCGATCCATAAAGGCCTGCAGCACATCGACACAATGGGACATGGCTCCCTCATCCGGGCAGCTTCCCACCACGATCGAGTTCCTGATCGGCGTATCGGGAGCGAGCTCGATCTCGGGCTTGCGGAAGTAGGCCGGAATGGAAGAACCCCCGGTCAGGGGAAAGTTCAACTCGCGGGACTTGTCGAACATCCACTTGGCGTCGTCCCAGTTGTAGGAGAGGTGCTTATCGTTGAAGATGGGCACCGAGCGTTTGCTCTGCTCGAAGACCCGGATGACCTGCTGGTAGATCCACCAGCGGGGCAGGAGCCAGTGCCCTTTGAGATCGGTTGGATAATTGCCATGTTCGCAGACGATGACCACACCATCCACTGCGAGTTCCTTGCCGCCAAGCGTCACAGCTTCCCCGACTGTCTTGAAGATGGGGATATTCTTCGCCTTGCATACCTTCTGCCCCAGCAAGCTCGTGTCCAACTGATGGATGTAAACCGAGACGACGTCCACGCGCGAGGGAGTGTGGGCGCCGTGCCACCAGTAACCGTCCAGCAGCTTATTGACGATCCAGTCCGCATGGGAGGTCGGAAGGCCCCAATAGCTGACGAGACAGGCGATACGAGGCCTCTTCGGCGCGGTCTGCTGCGCAACGGCATCGGGCGCGATCCCGGTCAATGCCGCGAAACCGGCCATCCCGGTCAATCCCAGCATCTCCCGCCGGGTAAAGAGAGCGTTCGACTCCATCGCTTCAGTGGTCGAAGACGAATCTTCCGCCGCGGCTACCATCT
This window harbors:
- a CDS encoding CPBP family intramembrane glutamic endopeptidase; the encoded protein is MDKTAMDILLFTLPALLGTFSGAALCVVFTRRVKLLWVLFAALYLAADTLILIFSPRLEHGQWNWSSKICSLLFALVVFFLFRLSRVEVGLVLPKDQLSWRWTLICIVGAVAFDGVLNYIFRTHQAPGLETIVYQATMPGLSEELTYRGISFALIQRAFSGAHGWWAKAAPALIPSLVFGLIHTYSPKNGFSYHEWSGFLFSLTLGLWFAWTRLRSGSLLGPIVAHNAANTAGCLIRGLR